In one window of Phalacrocorax aristotelis chromosome W, bGulAri2.1, whole genome shotgun sequence DNA:
- the ARRDC2 gene encoding arrestin domain-containing protein 2 isoform X1, producing MSRGKLGSHAGTGHAPPRDDPLPRPPREAHAAGRRLGGTPHMLPALFCRARWGRPVPSRPAPPRGRPRARRALKAGRAAAGPGCATDRALAMIFDRLKRFFIVLDGAEGDAPTAFSPGQAVSGRVVLELAAAARLGALRLRAMGAARVHWTESRSAGSSTAYTQSYSDQVEFLSHRDTLLAPPDNGEFTVLQAGRHEFPFTFQLPETLATSFEGKHGSVRYWVKAKLHRPWLTVKKVKKEFTVIEPIDINTPALLAPQAGAKEKLARAWYCNRGQVSVTAKIDRKGYTPGEVIPIFAEIDNCTSRAVVPKAAIIQTQTFIARGTKKQKKSVVTSIVGDPIAAGKREVWHGRALKIPPVGPSILQCRVIQVEYSLKVCVDIPGTSKLLLELPLVIGTIPLHPFGSRTSSVSSQYSVNLDWLSTIPEQPEAPPEYSAVVSSPEAEQSLAPPCRSELGSILEGPFFAYIQEFRFRPPPLYSEIDPNPPSDNIRPRCMTC from the exons ATGTCTCGGGGGAAGCTGGGGAGCCACGCTGGGACGGGACACGCACCCCCACGGGATGACcccctcccacgccccccacggGAGGCCCACGCAGCCGGGAGGAGGCTTGGGGGGACCCCGCACATGCTCCCTGCCTTGTTTTGCAGGGCCCGGTGGGgccgccccgtcccgtcccgtcccgcccccccccggggccgcccccgggcGCGGCGGGCACTTAaagcggggcgggcggcggcggggccgggctgcgCCACCGACCGCGCTCTCGCCATGATCTTCGATCGCCTCAAACGCTTCTTCATCGTGTTGGATGGTGCGGAAGGGGATGCCCCGACCGCCTTTAGCCCCGGGCAGGCGGTGTCGGGCCGGGTGGTGCTggagctggcggcggcggcgcggctcGGAGCCCTGAGGCTGCGGGCGATGGGCGCTGCCCGCGTTCACTGGACTGAATCCCGCAGCGCCGGCTCCAGCACCGCCTACACGCAGAGCTACAGCGACCAGGTGGAGTTTCTGAGCCACCGCGACACGCTGCTGGCACCCCCAG ACAATGGTGAATTCACTGTCCTGCAGGCAGGAAGGCATGAGTTCCCCTTCACCTTCCAGCTCCCTGA GACCCTCGCTACCTCCTTTGAGGGAAAGCACGGCAGCGTGCGCTACTGGGTGAAAGCCAAACTGCACAGACCCTGGTTGACAGTGAAGAAGGTGAAGAAGGAGTTCACTGTGATTGAACCCATTGACATCAACACGCCTGCGCTGCTG gCTCCCCAGGCAGGTGCTAAGGAGAAACTTGCTCGTGCCTGGTACTGCAATCGTGGCCAAGTTTCTGTGACTGCCAAGATTGACCGAAAAGGCTACACTCCAG GTGAGGTCATCCCTATCTTTGCCGAGATTGACAACTGCACAAGCCGCGCGGTGGTGCCCAAGGCGGCCATCATCCAGACTCAGACCTTCATCGCTCGGGGCaccaagaagcagaagaaatcaGTGGTGACCAGCATCGTCGGTGACCCCATTGCAGCGGGGAAGCGGGAAGTGTGGCACGGGCGGGCGCTGAAGATCCCGCCGGTGGGTCCGTCCATCCTCCAGTGCCGCGTCATCCAGGTGGAATACTCCCTGAAG GTTTGTGTGGATATCCCTGGGACCTCCAAGCTGCTCCTTGAACTGCCGCTTGTCATCGGAACCATCCCGCTGCATCCGTTCGGGAGCCGCACGTCCAGCGTCAGCAGCCAGTACAGCGTCAACCTGGACTGGCTGAGCACCATCCCGGAGCAGCCAGAGG ctCCCCCTGAATACTCAGCAGTTGTGTCCAGCCCGGAGGCCGAGCAGAGCCTGGCTCCGCCGTGCCGCAGCGAGCTCGGCAGCATCCTGGAAGGTCCTTTCTTCGCCTACATCCAGGAGTTTCGCTTCCGACCACCTCCGCTGTATTCGGAG ATTGATCCAAACCCCCCTTCAGACAACATCCGTCCACGCTGCATGACCTGCTGA